From the Lactobacillus johnsonii genome, the window TCCCCATATCATGTTTTATACAGTTCTAATTTAAATACAGAATTGGATGATCATGAAAAATATTTTTTGAAAAGTATTGCTGCTCAAAAAATAAAAGAAGAACCGCAGTATTTGATTGATCGACTTCCAATTCGGTACTTCTCTGGACAATCCGGATTAAGGATTTTTCCAAGTCAACTGAAATTAAATGAGCATATAGTTAATAGTTATGAGTTTGAAGAACAGGGTCATCTTAAAGTAAATCTAGATACCCATAATGAATGGGTCAATTTAGGTACTTATAAAAGTGGGGTCTTTATCGATCCTGATAAGCAGATCAATTTTTGGCTTTCATTAAAGAATTTCAATTTTCAAGTTAGACTGAGAATTTTTATTCAGCAACCTGGTACAGATGGAGATGTCAAAGAACAAAGAGTAATAGACTTAAGCTCTTTTAATAAAGATGAATATTTTTCTCAAATTGAAGCATCTGACCACTACCGGACTGCAACCCTAAATCTAGAAGTTAAGGGAAGCGGCGACTTAATCATTGGCGTGCTTCATTCACGTTGGGGCCGAGATGGAGCCGGAAATTTCATTGCCGGTGGGCAAAGAATAGTTAATCCTCAGACTAGAGATGATATTGCCTATTACTTTAATCCTGGCGACCTGAAGCCCCCATTAAATGTATATTTTTCAGGTGCGCGTGAAGCAGAAGGTTTTGAGGCATATTTCTTGTTTAAAGGGTTAAAAGCACCGATGCTTTTATTTACTGATATGCGATTAAATATTGGTCAATTTTATGATGATGAGGATAATTTTTTTGAGCAAGAAATTATTAAAACAATTAAGTCAAAATTGAATGAATTGGGGTTTGATGAATCGCAACTACTAGTAAGTGGAATTTCAATGGGAACATATCCTGCGATAAAATATGGAGCTAAAATGAGTGCTCATGCAATTAATGTTGCAAAACCCTTGGTAAATTTGGGCTATATTGCTTCAAGGACTGCCTTAGATCGTCCCGACGAATTTGAAACTATGTTCGATATTGATAAAGGGATCGGTCCAGCTACCGATAGAGATGACTTGAAAAAAATTGATGAGAATTTTTGGAAAGAATTTGATAAGCAAGATCTTTCAAAAACACGCTTTTTTGCTGGTTATATGATTAATGATGACTATGACGATAAAGCAGTAAAAGAGTTAAAAGAGTCTCCTGCTGTAAAGCAAGCAGCCCAGTTTTCTGCTAAAGGATTTCCCGGACGACATAATGATGATCCACAAGTTAACTACTGGTTTATTGATCGTTTAAATGAACTATTAAGAGAAGATTTTGGTCGAGATAATGAAAAACGTAATTAATCAAGTTTATTGGGATAGAATGTCAGAGACATATTTATATGGAACGGCATTTAAGAAAAACGCTAAAAATGAAGTCACTTTTAAGAATAAATTGATGCCTTCAGGAAAAACTCTTATTAGCTGGTCATCAATAGCAAATTATCAGGCAGCAAAAGAAGTCCCTAGTTTACCACTCCTGCTGAATGGACAAGAATATTTGTTAAAAATTAGTGCAAAGATTAAGCCGGAAAATAGTGCAATTTTTGGAATACATTTTTTTGATATTCAGGGAAATGAAATTGATAAGGTTATTTTCACTGATTTAGAACAAAAGTTTAAATATCCAACTCGAGCAGTGAAATACACTATTGAAATAATTAGTGGTGGAGTAGAAGAGATTAATTTTAAAAAAATTCAAATTTCTCCTTTGGATTTAGAAGAAGTTTTCAATGATTTTTATCCTCATCCTATTTATTTAAATAAAAATTCCCAAAAAGAAGGGCTTATTCTACTTGATGATTCTAAACGAGCTAGAATTATTGCTCCATTTAAGATTAAGAGTTATGTGGGAGCCAATTTAACTATTGGATATCTGAGTTGGCAAAATAAACAGCATGGTCTTGAACTGTTGAAAGACTATATTAATGAACATAAAGATAAAGAATTAGTCCTCTTTAGCAGTAGTGCTGATATAGATGAATTTTTAGCAAACTCTAAATCCTTAAACTGTACGGTAGTGTATTCGAAGGCTTTTGTAGATGAAGGATATCATAATTTGCAGGAAACATATCTTTCAAAAAATTATCGAGAACCTGATCAAGTTCGAATGGTAAAAGAAGCTATTAATTATTTTAAGGAATGATGCAATGCTAACAGATAGGTTAAGACTAAAAAAAGCCAGGAAATTGTTAAATAAAATTAATAAATTAGGTCCTAAAATGCAGGCAATGAGTGATGAAGAACTGCAAGGACAAACTGCTATTTTTAAAAAGCAACTTAAAGAAGGTAAAAGTTTAGATGATATTTTACCAGAAGCTTATGCCACTGTAAGGGAAGCAGATAAAAGAATTTTGGGGATGTTCCCCTATGATGTACAGGTTTTAGGGGCAATTGTATTACATAATGGCTCCATTGCTGAAATGAAAACTGGAGAAGGTAAAACTTTAGTTGCGACAATGGCTCTTTATCTAAATGCTTTAGAAGGTAAAGGCGCAATGCTAGTGACTCCAAATGGTTATCTTGCATCTCGTGATAAAAAAGAGTTAGCTCCAGTTTATGAGTGGCTAGGTTTAAGTGTTAGCTTAGCTTTTGCAGAAGAGAAAGATAGTAAAAAGAAAATAACTGCTAAAACTAAAAGAAAATGGTATAACTCCGATATTGTATATACTACTGCTTCTTCTTTAGCTTTTGATTATTTGTTTAATAATCTTGCCAGCTCCAAAGAAAATCAATATTTACGCCCATTTAATTATGTTATTGTCGATGAAGTGGATGAGGTTTTATTAGATGAAGCACAGACTCCATTCGTGGTCTCCTCTAGTCCTAATGTTCAATCAAATCTATATCATTTGGCAGATCAGTTTGTAAGACTATTAGATCCCGAGGTGGACTATGTATTTAAAAAGGATGATCAATTATTTTGGTTAACAGCCCACGGTATTGAAAAAGCTGAGCAATTTTTTAAACTAGATAGCTTATTTTCTAATGATAGTAGGAGTGTTTATCGCCATATTATTTTAGCGATGGGTGCGCACTTAACTATGAGACGAGGACATGACTACTTGGTTGTAAAAGGCGAAGTGGTCTTGTTAGATGAAGATAGTGGTAGATTAAAACGTGGAGTGCAGGTAAGTACAGGAATTCACCAGGCTGTTGAAGCTAAAGAAAAGGTTGATTTGACTAAAATTCAGAAAACAGCAGCTTCAATAACATTTCCAGCTTTATTTGCATTGTTTAATAAAGTAAGTGGAATGAGTGGAACTGCTAAAGTTAATGAAGAAGAGTTTTTACAGACCTATAACTTAAAAGTGGTAACTATCCCTACAAGAGTGCCGGTAATTAGAAAAGATTATCGCCCACTTATTTTCTTAACTACAAGAGATAAATTAATGACAGCTGTAAATGATGTAGTAGAAATGCATAAAACTGGTCGGCCTGTGTTACTTGTTGCTGGTTCTGTAGAAAATTCAGAAATTATTTCAGAACTATTGCTCAATATTGGTATTCCTCATAATGTTTTAAATGCCTATAATGCAGCCTATGAAGCGCAAATTATTAAAAATGCAGGTCAAAAAAATGCTGTAACTATTGCAACAAATATGGCTGGTAGAGGAACTGATATTAAGCTAGGACCCGGAGTTAAGGAACTAGGTGGCTTAGCAGTAATTGGAACTGAAATGTTACCTAAAAGAGTGGAATTGCAGCTAGCGGGTCGTGCTGGCAGACAAGGAGATCCAGGTAGCAGCCAATTTCTGATTTCCTTAGAGGATTCATTTATTTCTTCTAATAATACTCCTCGTCAGAAGAAGTATTACCGCAAATTAATGAAGAAGAAGTCAAAGGGAAAGGATATTACTCTTCTCTCAGGTCCGCGAATTCGATTTAGTTTGCTCATGCTGAGAACCCGTAAAGAAGATCTTAATGAGTTGATGAGAAGTCAAACTAATAAGATGGAAATAATTTTATCGCTTCAACGGAAGAATTTTTATACTAGAAGAGACAAAATTATGAAAACTGATGATTTACAGGAAGATGTAGATCGGATCATCGATAATGCACTGAATCTTTATTTAGAAAAACAGGATTTATCAAATAAGAGTGATTTAAAGTACTTTATTAACCAGCATGTTACTTATCAACAGGTTAATGTACCAGATAATTTGAAAACTAAAAAAGCAATTAAAGACTTTTTGAAAGAATTAGCTTACAAGATTCTTGATGAGAAGAAGCATGTATTAATTAACAAAAAACAAGCAAATGATTTTTACCAACAAGTGATTATTTCATCAATGGATGGAAATTGGATTGATCAAGTAGATAGAATTGAAAAAATAAAGATTAATGCACAGCAATGGGGAAGAAGTGGAAGACCGCAAGATCTTCTCCACCAAGAAAAGGCTTTTGAAGCGTATAAAGATTTCTTAGATAAAATTACCTTGTCTACCTTTGATAATCTTTTATTAAGCAAGATTTTTACGAATGAAAAAGGACAATTAGTTGTAGTATTTAATTAGTAGGGGAAAATTATGACCGTATATAACATAAATTTAGGAATAGGTTGGGCTAGCTCTGGAGTAGAATACGCTCAAAAATATCGTGATCAAAGTTTTGATAAAGTGGGAATTGAACGAAAATTTATTTTTTCAGATTTAATTTTAGGGAATAATATCGGAGATTTAACTGCCAATTTGGGTTTTGATAATGACAATATTATCTGGTTATATAACTTCTTTACTGATGTAAAGATTTCAACGTCTAATTATTCTTTAGATACTCTAGAAAACGAACTCAATTTAAAAAAACTAAGTAGTAATGTAAAGACTGTTGGAAAAGAAGTATTTTATCAATTAAATGATGGCTTACAGCTAGTAGCTCGACTAAGTGATGCCGAAAAACGTACCATTGATCAGATTAGCTATGTTAAAAATAATACTTTACTTAAGAGAGACTTTTATTCTTACACTAAGTATGCCTGTGAGTATTATTTAGGTGCAGATAAAGATAATCGGGTTACCTTTCGGGAATTCTATAATGAAGATGGCACAATTGCTTATACACAACATTTAAATGGTAATCAAGAAACATTTGAATTTGCAAATGGTGAAGTTATTTATAGTAAAGATGACCTTTATCTGAAAATGCTTAAAGAATTGAACTTTACTAAAAAAGACGTAATTATTCTAGACAGAGAAGATGAAGATAAGAACTTAATTAATGGTCAACTAGTTTTTGAAAACCATGGACCAGCTAAATTAGTGGTGGTAGTTCATGCTGATCATTTTGATAAGCACTATACCACAGATCAAAATATCTTATGGAATAATTTTTATGAATATCAATTCCAACATGCGAAATATGTCGATAGCTTTATTGTAGCTACAAATGAACAAAAGAAGATTTTAAAAAATCAATTTAAAAAATACTATAATATTGAACCGCGTATTGATTGTATTCCAGTGGGAAGTTTAAATGAGTTGGAGCATCCTACACAAGGCCGGATGAAACATACCTTAATTACAGCTTCTCGCTTAGCAAAAGAAAAGCACATTGATTGGATTGTGAATGCAGTAGTAGCAGCTAAAAATAGTGTCCCTGATCTTTCTTTAGATATCTATGGAACTGGCGGTGAAGCAGGGATGCTTACTAATTTAATTAATCAAAATCAAGCACAAGATTATATTCATATTATGGGACAAAGAGATTTAACAAAAGTCTATCGAAACTATCCTGCTTATATTGCCGCTTCAACAAGCGAAGGCTTTGGTCTCTCACTGCTTGAAGCTGTGGGATCTGGATTAGCAATGATTGGCTTTGATGTTCCTTATGGTAATCCTACTTTTATTGAAAATGGAAAAAATGGAATGCTTTTACCATATAATGAAGAATGGACTGACTTTAGAAAAGAAGAAGTTTTAACAAAAGCAATTATCGAGTTGTTTACTAAGAGTGATGTAGACAGCTTTAATAAAAAATCATATCAAATGGCAGAACCTTATTTAACTGCAAATGTTGCTAAACAATGGAAAAAATTAGTGGGGGAATTGGTCAATGATTAATTTATTTGAAAATTTAGACGTAGAATCAACCGACTTTCTAAGATCACAGCTTTTTGCTAATCTTAAAATTCCTTCTGTGGTAATTAATGATGATGGTTTTTTACCAATTGAGGTAGACTCTCCCTTTAAATTCTATTGCGGATTTGGTGATGAAAATACTCCCCTGTACTTTGACCGTCTAAAGGTGCCAGAATTTCATCGAATTGTAGCAACTGCAAGTAAGGGAGAAGTCTACGATCTTTATGAAAAGAGAGCAGATATTTTCTTCCTTGCTACTGATAATACTAGGCTAATTAAAGAAGTTCATTGGCTTGATAAGAATGGTAACTTGAGCTGGATTGATCACTATAATCGTCAGGGAAAGCTATTTGCTAAAACTTATGTTAACAATGGAC encodes:
- the asp2 gene encoding accessory Sec system protein Asp2 produces the protein MRVLQLGNDNWEKKYTVPEDMEWHFNDFSFEEKKATKKKGIKSYDVILVTGKTNLTSDQLKKLKQLISPYHVLYSSNLNTELDDHEKYFLKSIAAQKIKEEPQYLIDRLPIRYFSGQSGLRIFPSQLKLNEHIVNSYEFEEQGHLKVNLDTHNEWVNLGTYKSGVFIDPDKQINFWLSLKNFNFQVRLRIFIQQPGTDGDVKEQRVIDLSSFNKDEYFSQIEASDHYRTATLNLEVKGSGDLIIGVLHSRWGRDGAGNFIAGGQRIVNPQTRDDIAYYFNPGDLKPPLNVYFSGAREAEGFEAYFLFKGLKAPMLLFTDMRLNIGQFYDDEDNFFEQEIIKTIKSKLNELGFDESQLLVSGISMGTYPAIKYGAKMSAHAINVAKPLVNLGYIASRTALDRPDEFETMFDIDKGIGPATDRDDLKKIDENFWKEFDKQDLSKTRFFAGYMINDDYDDKAVKELKESPAVKQAAQFSAKGFPGRHNDDPQVNYWFIDRLNELLREDFGRDNEKRN
- the asp3 gene encoding accessory Sec system protein Asp3; this translates as MKNVINQVYWDRMSETYLYGTAFKKNAKNEVTFKNKLMPSGKTLISWSSIANYQAAKEVPSLPLLLNGQEYLLKISAKIKPENSAIFGIHFFDIQGNEIDKVIFTDLEQKFKYPTRAVKYTIEIISGGVEEINFKKIQISPLDLEEVFNDFYPHPIYLNKNSQKEGLILLDDSKRARIIAPFKIKSYVGANLTIGYLSWQNKQHGLELLKDYINEHKDKELVLFSSSADIDEFLANSKSLNCTVVYSKAFVDEGYHNLQETYLSKNYREPDQVRMVKEAINYFKE
- the secA2 gene encoding accessory Sec system translocase SecA2; this translates as MLTDRLRLKKARKLLNKINKLGPKMQAMSDEELQGQTAIFKKQLKEGKSLDDILPEAYATVREADKRILGMFPYDVQVLGAIVLHNGSIAEMKTGEGKTLVATMALYLNALEGKGAMLVTPNGYLASRDKKELAPVYEWLGLSVSLAFAEEKDSKKKITAKTKRKWYNSDIVYTTASSLAFDYLFNNLASSKENQYLRPFNYVIVDEVDEVLLDEAQTPFVVSSSPNVQSNLYHLADQFVRLLDPEVDYVFKKDDQLFWLTAHGIEKAEQFFKLDSLFSNDSRSVYRHIILAMGAHLTMRRGHDYLVVKGEVVLLDEDSGRLKRGVQVSTGIHQAVEAKEKVDLTKIQKTAASITFPALFALFNKVSGMSGTAKVNEEEFLQTYNLKVVTIPTRVPVIRKDYRPLIFLTTRDKLMTAVNDVVEMHKTGRPVLLVAGSVENSEIISELLLNIGIPHNVLNAYNAAYEAQIIKNAGQKNAVTIATNMAGRGTDIKLGPGVKELGGLAVIGTEMLPKRVELQLAGRAGRQGDPGSSQFLISLEDSFISSNNTPRQKKYYRKLMKKKSKGKDITLLSGPRIRFSLLMLRTRKEDLNELMRSQTNKMEIILSLQRKNFYTRRDKIMKTDDLQEDVDRIIDNALNLYLEKQDLSNKSDLKYFINQHVTYQQVNVPDNLKTKKAIKDFLKELAYKILDEKKHVLINKKQANDFYQQVIISSMDGNWIDQVDRIEKIKINAQQWGRSGRPQDLLHQEKAFEAYKDFLDKITLSTFDNLLLSKIFTNEKGQLVVVFN
- the gtfA gene encoding accessory Sec system glycosyltransferase GtfA; the encoded protein is MTVYNINLGIGWASSGVEYAQKYRDQSFDKVGIERKFIFSDLILGNNIGDLTANLGFDNDNIIWLYNFFTDVKISTSNYSLDTLENELNLKKLSSNVKTVGKEVFYQLNDGLQLVARLSDAEKRTIDQISYVKNNTLLKRDFYSYTKYACEYYLGADKDNRVTFREFYNEDGTIAYTQHLNGNQETFEFANGEVIYSKDDLYLKMLKELNFTKKDVIILDREDEDKNLINGQLVFENHGPAKLVVVVHADHFDKHYTTDQNILWNNFYEYQFQHAKYVDSFIVATNEQKKILKNQFKKYYNIEPRIDCIPVGSLNELEHPTQGRMKHTLITASRLAKEKHIDWIVNAVVAAKNSVPDLSLDIYGTGGEAGMLTNLINQNQAQDYIHIMGQRDLTKVYRNYPAYIAASTSEGFGLSLLEAVGSGLAMIGFDVPYGNPTFIENGKNGMLLPYNEEWTDFRKEEVLTKAIIELFTKSDVDSFNKKSYQMAEPYLTANVAKQWKKLVGELVND